DNA sequence from the Streptomyces sp. CA-210063 genome:
TATGACGCCTGCGCCCGCCCGGTGGAACTCGACGGCGGTGCGATCCGTTTGATGGTCACCGGCCCTTTCACCGACGCCGACCTCGGGGTCGCCTGCTACCACTCCAAGACGGGAGCGGTGGAGCTGTTCCTGAACCACCTGGCGGACGGCCGCGACGAGTATGTGGTGGTCGACATGACGGCCGGTTCGGACTCCTTCGCGTCCGGCATGTTCACCCGCTTCGACATGACGTTCCTCGTCGCCGAGCCGACCCGGAGAGGGGTCTCCGTCTACCGCCAGTACAAGGAGTACGCCAGTGACTACGGCGTCGCCCTGAAGGTCGTCGGCAACAAGGTGCGGGGCGACGACAACAACGACGACCTCGACTTCCTGCGCGCCGAGGTCGGGGACGACCTCCTGGTCGCCCTCGGGCACTCGGACTGGGTGCGCGCCCTGGAGAAGGGCCGCCCGCCCCGCTTCGAGCACCTGGAGGAGCCCAACCGCCGTTCCCTGCGCGTTCTTCACGACGCGGCGGACGCCACCTACGAGCTGCGCGACTGGGAGCGCTACACGCGCCAGATGGCGCACTTCCACCTGAAGAACGCGACCAGTTGGGGCAACGAACGGACGGGGGCCGACCTGGCGGCACAGATCGACCCCGAGTTCGTGCTCCGCGAAGGGGTTGCCGCTTCCGTGTGAGCGCGGCTACGGCTTGGCCGCCGGAGCCCCCGGAACGCCCTTGGGGGCCGGCGCCGGTCCGGCGGAGAGGAAGGTCTTCCAGCCCTCCTTCGGGGACTGACCGACCTCCAGGGTGCGCAGCCTGTCCAGGACCTTCGGGTCCTGGGCGTCGAGCCAGTCGGCGAGTTGCCGGAAGGAGACGCAGCGCACCTCGGCCTTGCCGCAGACCGTCTCGATGGTCTCCTCGACGGCCCGCATGTAGACGCCGCCGTTCCAGGACTCGAAGTGGTTGCCGATGATCAGGGGCGCGCGGTTGCCCTCGTAGGCGCGCTCGAAGCCCGCGAGCAGCCCGTCACGGAACTGGTCGCCCCAGTACTCCCGTTTGGCCGGAGCGCCCGCCCGGGCCCCGGACTGGTTCACGTAGAAGTTGTAGTCCATCGTCAGCGTCTCGAATGCGCGCCCCGGGACGGGGACGAGTTGCATCGACAGGTCCCAGAGCCCGTCCTTCTTCTCGGGCCAGACCTGCTCCTTGATGCCGCTGGTGTCATAGCGGAAGCCCAGTTCGCGGGCGGCCCTCATGAAGTTCTTCTGGCCCTCCAGGCAGGGTGTGCGGGCGCCGATCAGTTCCTTGTCGTAGTCGAAGGGCAGGGGCTCGGCCTCCTCCGTGCCGGTGTTGGTCTTCCAGGCCTTCACGAACGCCTTGGCCTGGGCGATCTCGCTCTTCCACTCCTCGACCGACCACTCGCCGACCCCGCCGCCGGGGCCGCAGAAGTGGCCGTTGAAGTGCGTGCCGATCTCGTTGCCCTCCAGCCACGCGCCGCGCAGCTGCTCCACGGTGTCCTTGATTCCGCGTACGTCGTTGAAGCCGATGTCGGAGCGGCCCGGTGAGTGCTGGGGCGGGCGGTACAGGTCCCGCTTCTCCTCCGGCAGCATGTACACGCCGCTGAGGAAGTACGTCATCGTCGCGTCGTTGGCGCGGGCCACCTTGCGGAAGTGCGAGAAGAGCCGCTGGCCGTCCTCGCCCGCGCCGTCCCAGGAGAAGACCACGAACTGCGGGGGCTTCTGACCGGGCCTCAGCCGCTCGGGTCCGGGCAGCTGCGGCTGGACACCGGTGTACGCGGTGGAGCCGTCGCCGATCAGCCGGACCGCGGCCTTGGGCGGCGCCTGGGCGCCCTCCTTCGTGACGGGTACGCCCCGCCCGCCCTCCTTCTCCGTTTCCTTCGCACCAGGTGAGCCGGCTGTCGGCTCACCGATCCCGCATCCGGCGAGCGCCGCGGCGCAGGTCGCGGCGAGCGTGACGCCGGCGGCGATCCTCTGGGTGACGGCCATGTCCGCCCACCTTCTTCCTTCGCTCAGGGGCAGAGCGGCCAACGTCACACAGAGTCTCGATCGAATTAATACGACAAGCCGATGAAAAGATTCATTCATCCTCATGGGTGACCATGTCACCCATTTGCCACTAATGTTCTTGCATTTCCTTTACCCTGCATTACGATTCGTTTACTGAGCGTTGAGAAATCCCGCCGCTGTACGCCGTGACCCACGGCCGCGAACCGACGCGACCGCGCAGCCCCGGAGGAGACGGGAGAACATGTCCGCCTGCGTCCCCACCCACGCCACCGACCCGGACCCGAACCGGACGGAGCTTGATCACCAACCGCCCAGCCCCCCGGAGGGCCCGCGCCGCCGGTTCCCTATCGCGGCCGCCGATCTGTCCGCCTCCATCGCGGTCTTCCTGATCGCCCTCCCCCTGTCCCTGGGCATCGCCCTCGCCACCGACGCCCCGCTCCAGGCCGGCCTCGTCGCCGCCGCCGTCGGCGGCCTCGTCGCCGGGCGCCTGGGCGGCTCCCCCCTCCAGGTCAGCGGCCCGGCGGCCGGTCTCACCGTCGTCACCGCCGACCTCATCCACCAGTACGGCTGGCGCACCACCTGCGCCATCACCGTCCTCGCCGGCCTCTCCCAACTGGGCCTGGCCCACCTGCGCGTGGCCCGCTCGGCACTCGCCGTCAGCCCCGCGATCGTGCACGGCATGCTCGCCGGCATCGGCGTCACCATCGCCGTCGCCCAGCTGCACATCGTGCTCGGCGGCACCCCGCAGAGCTCCGTCGTCGCCAACGTCGGCGCGCTGCCCGCCCAGTTGGCCGACCTGCACCCCGGCGCCCTGTCCCTCAGCGCGCTCACCCTCGCCGTTCTGCTGGCCTGGCCACGCATCCCGGGGCGCGTCGGCCGCGCCGTACGACGGATCCCGGCAGCCCTGATCGCCGTGGCCGCCGCCACAGCCGTGGCCGCG
Encoded proteins:
- a CDS encoding ATP-binding protein — its product is MKIAFVGKGGSGKTTLSSLFIRHLAASGAPVVAIDADINQHLGAALGLDESEAAELPAMGDRLSLIKNHLRGSNPRIASAETMIKTTPPGDGSRLVRVCEPNAIYDACARPVELDGGAIRLMVTGPFTDADLGVACYHSKTGAVELFLNHLADGRDEYVVVDMTAGSDSFASGMFTRFDMTFLVAEPTRRGVSVYRQYKEYASDYGVALKVVGNKVRGDDNNDDLDFLRAEVGDDLLVALGHSDWVRALEKGRPPRFEHLEEPNRRSLRVLHDAADATYELRDWERYTRQMAHFHLKNATSWGNERTGADLAAQIDPEFVLREGVAASV